The following are encoded together in the Citrobacter arsenatis genome:
- the ftsI gene encoding peptidoglycan glycosyltransferase FtsI, translating to MKKKNDGDARNFTPVRFALLCVAILLSLGLLLGRVAWLQIVTPKSLVKQEDMRSLREVSIASPRGMITDREGRPLAVSVPVNAVWADPKTIVSKGGVGYNERWQALAKALHISLSSLAERVNSNPAGRFIYLARQISPQQAEWVDNLNLPGINLREESRRFYPAGHVAANLIGFTNIDGQGIEGLEKSFNSQLMGKPGSRLVRKDKFGHVIENITEMMPVPAHELQLSIDERLQTVTEDALDNAVTWNKAESGAAVLVNIATGEILSMASFPDFNPNNRDGAVLDDFRNRAISDTFEPGSTVKPLVIMTALQQGIVQPDSVIDTHPFNVDGHRIRDVGFYPELSLTGILQKSSDTGVSHLSLAMPIQKLLDTYKRFGFGDPTGLGLTGESSGLMPQRRYWSDLDRATFAFGYGLMVTPLQLAHVYATIGSFGIYRPLSITRIDPPVIGTRVMPEALVHQVEHMMESVALPGGGGTKAAVRDYRVAVKTGTAKKIGDDGKYVDKYVAYTAGVAPASDPKFALVVVINNPQNGAYYGGAVSAPVFSQIMGDVLRLENVKPDGMPADSDHLLVMHDSNVSSPSL from the coding sequence GTGAAAAAGAAAAACGACGGCGATGCGCGCAATTTTACTCCCGTACGTTTTGCCCTGCTTTGTGTGGCTATATTATTAAGTCTGGGATTGCTGCTGGGGCGGGTTGCCTGGCTGCAAATAGTCACGCCGAAGAGTCTGGTAAAACAGGAGGACATGCGTTCGTTACGCGAGGTGTCCATTGCCTCTCCGCGCGGAATGATTACCGACAGAGAAGGGCGACCGCTGGCGGTAAGCGTTCCTGTTAACGCCGTTTGGGCCGATCCGAAGACGATTGTTAGCAAGGGTGGGGTTGGTTACAACGAACGTTGGCAAGCGTTAGCGAAGGCCCTACATATTTCGCTCAGTTCGCTGGCGGAACGTGTTAACAGTAATCCAGCCGGACGCTTTATCTATCTGGCACGTCAGATCTCACCCCAGCAGGCCGAATGGGTTGATAACCTTAACTTACCGGGGATTAACCTGCGTGAAGAGTCGCGTCGATTCTATCCTGCCGGACATGTTGCGGCTAATTTGATTGGCTTTACCAACATTGACGGTCAGGGCATTGAAGGCCTGGAAAAAAGTTTTAATAGCCAATTGATGGGTAAGCCCGGATCCCGCCTGGTACGGAAAGACAAATTTGGTCATGTCATTGAAAACATCACCGAAATGATGCCAGTGCCAGCGCACGAATTACAGCTCAGCATTGATGAGCGTTTGCAGACCGTTACCGAAGACGCGCTTGATAATGCCGTAACATGGAATAAAGCGGAATCCGGGGCCGCGGTGCTGGTCAATATTGCCACCGGCGAAATACTCTCCATGGCAAGCTTTCCCGACTTTAACCCCAATAACCGTGATGGCGCAGTACTGGATGATTTTCGTAACCGTGCAATTAGCGACACCTTTGAACCTGGCTCAACCGTTAAACCGCTGGTGATCATGACCGCTCTGCAACAAGGAATTGTGCAGCCGGACAGCGTGATTGACACTCATCCTTTTAACGTTGATGGACATCGCATCCGCGACGTCGGATTTTACCCGGAGCTATCGTTGACCGGCATTTTGCAGAAATCGAGCGATACCGGCGTGTCGCACCTTTCACTGGCGATGCCGATACAGAAACTCCTCGATACCTATAAAAGATTTGGCTTTGGCGATCCTACCGGATTGGGGTTAACCGGGGAAAGTAGCGGTTTAATGCCCCAGCGCCGCTACTGGAGCGATCTGGACCGGGCAACCTTCGCATTTGGCTATGGATTAATGGTGACGCCGCTCCAGCTGGCGCATGTGTATGCCACCATCGGCAGTTTTGGTATTTATCGCCCCCTTTCTATTACACGTATCGATCCGCCGGTAATAGGTACGCGAGTGATGCCAGAGGCGCTGGTTCACCAGGTTGAACATATGATGGAAAGCGTCGCGCTACCCGGCGGCGGCGGAACCAAGGCCGCGGTCAGAGATTATCGCGTAGCAGTTAAGACCGGAACGGCAAAGAAAATTGGCGATGACGGTAAGTATGTCGATAAATACGTGGCCTATACGGCGGGCGTTGCGCCAGCGAGTGACCCAAAATTCGCGTTGGTCGTGGTGATTAATAACCCGCAAAACGGTGCTTATTATGGGGGGGCGGTCTCTGCGCCGGTATTTAGCCAGATAATGGGCGATGTCCTGCGCCTGGAAAACGTAAAACCGGATGGCATGCCTGCAGACTCCGATCATCTGCTGGTGATGCACGACAGCAACGTATCCTCGCCCTCATTGTAA
- the cspE gene encoding transcription antiterminator/RNA stability regulator CspE, with the protein MAKIKGQVKWFNESKGFGFITPADGSKDVFVHFSAIQGNGFKTLAEGQNVEFEIQDGQKGPAAVNVTAI; encoded by the coding sequence ATGGCAAAGATTAAAGGTCAAGTTAAGTGGTTCAACGAGTCTAAAGGTTTTGGTTTCATTACTCCGGCTGATGGCAGCAAAGACGTGTTCGTACACTTCTCCGCTATCCAGGGTAACGGCTTCAAAACTCTGGCTGAAGGCCAGAACGTTGAGTTCGAAATTCAGGACGGCCAGAAAGGTCCGGCTGCTGTTAACGTAACAGCTATCTGA
- a CDS encoding DUF2627 domain-containing protein, translating to MCGIFSKEVLSKHVDVEYRFSAEPYISASSSNVSVLSMLCPRAKKIL from the coding sequence ATGTGTGGCATTTTCAGTAAAGAAGTCCTGAGTAAACACGTTGACGTTGAATACCGCTTCTCTGCCGAACCTTATATTAGTGCCTCAAGCAGTAATGTCTCAGTTTTATCTATGTTATGCCCGCGGGCGAAGAAAATACTCTAA
- a CDS encoding YebO family protein — protein sequence MNEVLNSGALSFASLAVSVVVLIVGLVLWFFINRASSRTNEQIELLEALLDQQKRQNALLRRLCEANEPEKAAEPAAQPAKDDDDDIIRLVAER from the coding sequence ATGAACGAAGTTTTGAATTCAGGCGCGTTGAGTTTTGCGTCTTTAGCGGTATCGGTGGTGGTTCTGATTGTCGGGCTTGTTTTGTGGTTTTTCATCAATCGGGCTAGTTCGCGTACTAATGAGCAGATTGAGCTGCTTGAGGCATTGTTAGATCAGCAAAAAAGACAGAACGCGTTGCTCCGTCGCCTTTGTGAAGCTAACGAACCTGAGAAAGCTGCAGAGCCAGCTGCACAACCAGCTAAGGATGACGATGATGACATCATCCGCCTGGTAGCTGAACGGTAA
- the mgrB gene encoding PhoP/PhoQ regulator MgrB: protein MKKIRWVVLIVVVLVCILMWAQVFNIMCDQDVQFFSGICAINKFIPW from the coding sequence GTGAAAAAAATTCGCTGGGTAGTGCTGATTGTTGTTGTACTGGTATGCATTCTGATGTGGGCGCAAGTGTTCAACATCATGTGCGATCAGGACGTACAATTTTTCAGCGGTATTTGTGCCATCAATAAATTTATTCCCTGGTAA